In Musa acuminata AAA Group cultivar baxijiao chromosome BXJ2-3, Cavendish_Baxijiao_AAA, whole genome shotgun sequence, the following proteins share a genomic window:
- the LOC135607633 gene encoding fasciclin-like arabinogalactan protein 14 encodes MNYNNCVCSLCQGKGAASHNITTILAKFPDFSTFSDLLSQTQLASDINSRKTITVLAVNNGAISSASGQPTDVLKKILSLHVVLDYYDGDKLHKLRNRSAILTTLFQSSGVASGRSGFLNVTDMDNGQVSFGSAVPGSSLDANFVTVLATQPYNISVVEISSVIVPPGLSDGATPKASPATSKSAAPSLAPSEAAASPASNAKSPSEDSPTSGAPATSPAETMAADGSPAGAPSDAADGPAGESSAADGLAVGGGAAAAILGFLWMS; translated from the coding sequence GGCAGCTTCCCACAACATCACCACCATCCTCGCTAAGTTCCCCGACTTCTCCACCTTCAGCGACCTCCTCAGTCAAACTCAGCTAGCCTCCGACATCAACAGCCGCAAGACCATCACCGTCCTTGCCGTCAACAACGGCGCCATCTCCTCGGCCTCCGGCCAGCCCACCGACGTCCTCAAGAAGATCCTCTCCCTGCATGTCGTCCTCGACTACTACGACGGCGACAAGCTCCACAAGCTCCGCAACCGCAGCGCCATCCTCACCACCCTCTTCCAGTCCAGCGGCGTCGCCTCCGGCCGGAGCGGCTTCCTCAACGTGACCGACATGGATAACGGGCAGGTCTCGTTCGGCTCCGCCGTGCCGGGGTCGTCGCTCGACGCCAACTTCGTGACGGTCTTGGCGACGCAGCCCTACAACATTTCGGTCGTCGAGATCAGCAGCGTCATCGTTCCACCCGGCCTCAGCGACGGGGCAACGCCCAAAGCGTCTCCTGCGACGTCGAAGTCAGCAGCGCCATCACTGGCCCCATCGGAGGCTGCAGCGTCCCCGGCTTCCAACGCAAAGTCCCCGTCAGAGGACTCACCGACTTCAGGAGCTCCTGCGACATCTCCGGCAGAGACAATGGCCGCCGATGGCTCACCGGCTGGAGCTCCGTCCGACGCCGCCGATGGCCCCGCAGGTGAATCCTCGGCCGCTGACGGCCTGGCTGTCGGTGGTGGAGCTGCCGCTGCCATATTAGGGTTTCTCTGGATGAGTTAG